A single region of the Acinetobacter sp. WCHA45 genome encodes:
- a CDS encoding IS5 family transposase: protein MKKPTHKIYRTSNWPAYNRALMSRGNITIWFDPATQWYAPSKGKQGRNQTYSDAAIQCCLMIKSLFRLSLRMVTGFVQSLIKLCGLNWIAPDYTTLCRRQKHIDIVISYQKSSDGLHLLMDSTGMKFLGEGEWKRKKHGPEYRRQWRKLHIGIDAKTLQIRAVQLTTNNVSDSQVLGDLLNQIPQDERIDSVYTDGAYDTKQCRQVIADRQAHAVIPPRKNAKPWKDTKSSSLERNELLRTIKRLGRTLWKKWSGYHRRSLVETKMHCIKLLGDKLSARSFDSQVNEIHARVAVLNRFTELGRPLTQVTP, encoded by the coding sequence ATGAAGAAGCCTACACACAAAATCTACCGCACAAGCAATTGGCCCGCATATAACCGAGCACTCATGAGTCGCGGAAATATTACCATTTGGTTTGATCCTGCTACGCAATGGTATGCGCCATCAAAAGGCAAACAAGGGCGAAATCAAACCTACTCCGACGCAGCCATCCAATGCTGCTTAATGATTAAATCCTTATTCCGTCTGTCTTTACGTATGGTCACTGGCTTTGTGCAAAGTCTGATTAAACTTTGCGGATTAAATTGGATAGCTCCAGATTACACCACGCTTTGTAGAAGACAAAAGCATATTGATATTGTAATCAGCTACCAAAAAAGTAGCGATGGGCTGCATCTACTCATGGACTCTACAGGCATGAAGTTTCTAGGTGAGGGCGAATGGAAACGCAAGAAACATGGACCTGAATATCGTCGCCAATGGCGTAAACTTCATATTGGTATAGATGCCAAAACCCTACAAATACGAGCAGTTCAGCTCACAACCAATAATGTCAGTGATTCACAGGTGCTTGGTGATTTACTTAATCAGATTCCACAAGATGAGCGGATTGACTCTGTTTATACCGATGGAGCTTATGACACCAAGCAATGCCGTCAGGTCATTGCAGATCGGCAAGCGCATGCGGTGATTCCACCTAGAAAAAATGCGAAACCATGGAAAGATACAAAGAGTAGCTCGCTAGAGCGAAATGAATTACTTCGAACAATTAAACGTTTAGGCAGGACACTATGGAAAAAATGGTCAGGCTATCATCGGCGAAGTTTGGTTGAAACTAAGATGCATTGCATCAAATTATTAGGAGATAAACTCAGTGCAAGGAGTTTTGATAGCCAAGTGAATGAAATCCATGCACGTGTAGCAGTCCTTAACAGATTTACGGAATTAGGTCGACCACTTACCCAAGTTACGCCTTAA
- a CDS encoding OmpW/AlkL family protein, translated as MMKKSFACLITTGLCALPTLTFADSPYFSLKDGDGFKRFSISAGPLYVKPTGKGQPIRVNTSVAEGTKTKVGDVKGDSVLDAIDESQPEATAKKAILKGVLDLERHTLLNLGKEGIVSYKGDDGAQYLRASTAGTAEINGLSSWENQGTGLEADDVLTLGIMTSYHFTDNLSLEVKAGIPPKVDIQGKGKIYAPLTGIATPEGLGVVVGDLPLKKDIFITDLEAHKKTSSARAWTPAFELQYRFGKTGINKFRPYVGLGLMYAYFSELEMNPDLEKDLVNAGHMIVNIKDGKAGAALDQKKSSGNPKVKLDASDTFAPVATVGFTYDFNEKWYAVGSVSYAHLSTDATITVNDSKYGELIKAKADIEINPILGYAGIGYRF; from the coding sequence ATGATGAAGAAGTCATTTGCATGCCTGATTACAACAGGTTTATGTGCCCTTCCTACACTTACTTTTGCAGATTCACCATATTTTAGCCTCAAAGATGGAGATGGGTTTAAGCGCTTCTCTATTTCAGCTGGTCCCCTATATGTAAAACCAACGGGTAAAGGACAACCTATACGTGTAAATACCTCTGTTGCAGAGGGAACCAAAACCAAAGTTGGAGATGTCAAAGGCGATTCTGTATTAGACGCGATTGATGAATCACAACCAGAAGCTACAGCTAAAAAAGCTATATTAAAAGGCGTTCTTGATCTAGAAAGACATACACTCCTTAATTTGGGTAAAGAAGGTATTGTCTCTTATAAAGGTGATGATGGAGCACAGTACCTCAGAGCGAGCACTGCAGGTACAGCAGAAATCAATGGTTTATCTTCATGGGAAAATCAAGGTACAGGTCTTGAAGCCGATGATGTTCTAACCTTAGGGATCATGACAAGTTATCATTTTACAGATAATCTGTCGTTGGAAGTTAAAGCTGGTATCCCTCCTAAAGTAGATATTCAAGGTAAAGGAAAAATTTATGCACCTTTAACAGGGATCGCTACTCCAGAAGGATTAGGTGTAGTAGTTGGTGATCTTCCATTAAAGAAAGATATTTTCATTACGGACTTAGAAGCCCATAAAAAGACATCTTCCGCACGTGCTTGGACACCTGCATTCGAACTCCAATACCGCTTTGGAAAAACCGGTATAAATAAATTTAGACCATATGTTGGTTTAGGGCTCATGTATGCTTACTTCAGTGAACTAGAAATGAACCCAGACTTGGAAAAAGATCTTGTCAATGCTGGTCATATGATTGTCAATATTAAAGACGGTAAAGCTGGCGCAGCTCTAGACCAGAAAAAAAGCTCAGGAAATCCAAAAGTTAAGTTAGATGCTTCAGATACTTTTGCTCCTGTAGCAACGGTTGGTTTTACCTATGATTTTAATGAAAAATGGTACGCTGTAGGCTCTGTATCTTATGCTCACTTAAGTACTGATGCTACTATTACTGTGAATGATTCAAAATATGGGGAATTAATTAAAGCCAAAGCAGATATCGAAATTAATCCTATTTTAGGTTATGCAGGTATCGGCTACCGTTTCTAA